Proteins from one Enterobacter bugandensis genomic window:
- the modB gene encoding molybdate ABC transporter permease subunit — protein sequence MILTDPEWQAVLLSLKVSSLAVALSLPFGIFFAWLLVRCRFPGKALLDSVLHLPLVLPPVVVGYLLLISMGRRGFIGEKLYDWFGITFAFSWRGAVLAAAVMSFPLMVRAIRLALEGVDMKLEQAARTLGAGRWRVFFTITLPLTLPGIIVGTVLAFARSLGEFGATITFVSNIPGETRTIPSAMYTLIQTPGGESAAARLCIISIVLALVSLLVSEWLARLSRERMGK from the coding sequence ATGATACTGACCGATCCTGAATGGCAGGCTGTTCTGCTGAGCCTTAAAGTCTCTTCCCTGGCGGTTGCGCTGAGTTTGCCCTTTGGGATCTTTTTTGCCTGGCTACTGGTTCGCTGTCGGTTCCCCGGCAAAGCGCTGCTCGACAGCGTCCTTCATCTTCCCCTGGTTTTACCGCCCGTGGTGGTCGGTTATCTGCTGCTGATTTCGATGGGGCGACGCGGTTTTATCGGCGAAAAGCTCTACGACTGGTTCGGAATCACCTTTGCCTTTAGCTGGCGCGGTGCGGTACTGGCGGCGGCGGTGATGTCATTCCCGCTGATGGTCAGAGCGATCCGCCTCGCGCTGGAAGGCGTGGATATGAAGCTCGAACAGGCAGCCCGCACGCTCGGTGCCGGGCGCTGGCGCGTCTTTTTTACCATCACGCTTCCGCTTACGCTGCCGGGCATCATTGTCGGGACGGTGCTGGCGTTCGCCCGCTCGCTGGGCGAGTTTGGTGCGACCATCACCTTTGTGTCGAACATTCCCGGCGAGACGCGGACCATCCCATCGGCAATGTATACCCTGATTCAGACGCCAGGGGGAGAGAGTGCCGCAGCGCGGCTGTGCATCATCTCTATCGTATTAGCCCTGGTTTCGCTGCTGGTTTCTGAATGGCTGGCACGGCTAAGCCGCGAACGGATGGGGAAATAA
- the modC gene encoding molybdenum ABC transporter ATP-binding protein ModC, translating to MLELNFTQTLGNHTLTLNETLPVSGITAVFGVSGAGKTSLINAISGLTRPRSGRIVLNNRVLNDVENKIYLSPDKRRIGYVFQDARLFPHYSVRGNLRYGMAKSMAGQFDKLVTLLGIEPLLDRLPSSLSGGEKQRVAIGRALLTAPELLLLDEPLASLDIPRKRELLPYLQRLTREINIPMLYVSHSLDEILHLADKVLVLEEGSVKAFGNLEEVWGSSVMHPWLPREQQSSILKVSVLEHHPHYAMTALALGDQHLWVNKIDKPLQSALRIRIQASDVSLVLQPPLQTSIRNILRAKVAECFDDNGQVEVKLDVGSRTLWARISPWARDELAIKPGLWLYAQIKSVSITA from the coding sequence ATGCTGGAACTGAATTTCACCCAGACGCTGGGAAACCATACTCTGACGCTTAACGAGACGCTGCCTGTAAGCGGCATCACCGCCGTCTTCGGCGTGTCGGGCGCGGGTAAAACGTCTCTGATTAACGCCATCAGCGGCCTGACGCGCCCGCGGTCAGGGCGCATTGTCCTGAACAACCGCGTCCTGAATGACGTGGAGAACAAGATTTACCTTTCGCCGGATAAACGCCGCATCGGCTATGTTTTTCAGGACGCGCGCTTGTTCCCGCACTACAGCGTGCGCGGCAACCTGCGCTACGGCATGGCGAAAAGCATGGCCGGGCAGTTTGATAAGCTGGTGACGCTTTTAGGCATTGAACCCCTGCTCGACAGGCTGCCGTCCTCGCTCTCCGGCGGGGAGAAACAGCGTGTGGCTATAGGCCGCGCGTTGCTGACCGCCCCCGAACTGCTGCTGCTCGACGAGCCGCTGGCCTCGCTGGATATACCGCGCAAGCGCGAGCTTTTACCTTACCTGCAGCGTCTGACCCGCGAAATTAATATTCCGATGCTCTACGTCAGCCATTCACTGGATGAGATCCTCCATCTGGCCGATAAAGTGCTGGTGCTGGAAGAGGGCAGCGTGAAGGCCTTCGGCAACCTGGAAGAGGTGTGGGGCAGTAGCGTGATGCACCCCTGGTTACCCAGGGAGCAGCAGAGCAGCATCCTGAAGGTGAGCGTTCTGGAGCATCATCCGCACTACGCGATGACCGCCCTGGCGCTGGGCGACCAGCATCTTTGGGTCAATAAGATCGACAAACCATTGCAGTCCGCGCTGCGGATCCGCATCCAGGCGTCGGACGTCTCGCTGGTGCTGCAGCCGCCGCTGCAAACCAGTATTCGAAATATTCTGCGCGCCAAAGTGGCGGAATGTTTTGATGATAACGGGCAGGTAGAGGTGAAGCTCGACGTGGGCAGCAGGACGCTCTGGGCGCGCATCAGCCCGTGGGCCAGGGATGAGTTAGCAATCAAGCCCGGCCTGTGGCTTTACGCGCAAATCAAGAGCGTTTCGATCACCGCCTGA
- a CDS encoding pyridoxal phosphatase, translated as MTSRVIALDLDGTLLTPQKTLLPSSLEALKRAQEVGYQLLIVTGRHHVAIHPFYQALALDTPAICCNGTYLYDYQAKKVLASDPLPVPQALQLIDLLGEHNVHGLMYVDNAMVYERPTGHVVRTSNWALSLPEAQRPVFTQVSSLRQAAQDVEAIWKFALTDEDTTKLNTFAKHVEDTLGLECEWSWHDQVDIARKGNSKGKRLKQYVESQGWSMQDAIAFGDNYNDISMLEAVGTGVAMGNADDAVKARANVVIGDNTTDSIAQYIYTHLL; from the coding sequence ATGACCTCGCGTGTGATTGCACTGGATTTAGACGGAACATTACTTACCCCTCAGAAAACCCTGCTCCCCTCCTCCCTTGAAGCGCTTAAACGCGCGCAGGAGGTGGGATATCAACTCCTTATCGTAACGGGTCGACATCACGTTGCCATTCACCCTTTTTATCAGGCACTGGCGCTGGATACACCTGCAATTTGTTGTAATGGCACTTATTTGTATGATTATCAGGCAAAAAAGGTTTTAGCCTCCGACCCGCTGCCGGTTCCCCAGGCGCTGCAGCTGATTGATCTGCTGGGTGAGCATAACGTTCACGGCCTGATGTATGTGGATAACGCGATGGTGTACGAGCGCCCAACCGGCCATGTGGTACGCACCAGCAACTGGGCGTTGTCCCTGCCAGAAGCGCAGCGTCCGGTCTTTACCCAGGTTTCCTCTCTGCGTCAGGCGGCCCAGGACGTTGAGGCTATCTGGAAGTTTGCCCTGACGGATGAAGACACCACCAAACTGAATACCTTCGCGAAACACGTCGAGGACACGCTGGGGCTGGAGTGCGAATGGTCCTGGCACGATCAGGTGGATATTGCCCGCAAAGGCAACAGCAAAGGCAAGCGTCTGAAGCAGTACGTGGAATCGCAGGGCTGGTCAATGCAGGACGCGATCGCCTTCGGCGACAACTACAACGACATCAGCATGCTGGAAGCCGTCGGTACGGGCGTGGCGATGGGCAATGCCGACGACGCGGTAAAAGCGCGCGCTAACGTGGTGATTGGCGACAACACCACCGACAGCATCGCGCAGTACATCTATACCCACCTGCTGTAA
- the pgl gene encoding 6-phosphogluconolactonase: MKQTVYTASPESQQIHVWRLNAEGSLTLVQVVDVPGQVQPMVVSPDKRFLYVGVRPEFRVLAYRISPDDGALTYTAEAPLPGSPTHISTDRKGRFIFSGSYNAGCVSVTRLDDGIPVETVDVVEGLEGCHSANISPDNRTLWVPALKQDRICLFTLSDDGHLVAQNPAEITTVEGAGPRHMVFHPNQQYAYVVNELNSSVDVWELKDPNGQIECVQTLDMMPSDFSDTRWAADIHITPDGRHLYACDRTSSLITVFSVSEDGSVLAIEGFQPTETQPRGFNIDHSGKYLIAAGQKSHHIALYEIKGEQGLLEEKGRYAVGQGPMWVVVNAH, encoded by the coding sequence ATGAAACAAACCGTTTATACCGCCAGTCCTGAAAGTCAGCAGATCCACGTCTGGCGCTTGAATGCAGAAGGTTCGCTCACGCTGGTTCAGGTTGTTGATGTGCCGGGCCAAGTGCAACCGATGGTCGTCAGCCCGGATAAACGTTTCTTATACGTGGGTGTGCGCCCGGAGTTTCGCGTGCTGGCCTACCGCATCTCTCCTGACGACGGCGCGCTGACCTACACCGCTGAAGCGCCACTGCCGGGCAGCCCAACCCACATCTCGACCGATCGTAAAGGCCGCTTCATTTTTAGCGGTTCTTACAATGCCGGTTGCGTCAGCGTGACCCGTCTTGACGATGGTATTCCGGTAGAAACTGTCGACGTGGTGGAAGGGCTGGAAGGCTGCCATTCGGCGAATATCTCCCCGGACAACCGCACGCTGTGGGTGCCTGCGCTGAAGCAGGATCGAATCTGCCTGTTCACCCTGAGCGACGATGGTCACCTGGTGGCGCAGAATCCGGCTGAAATCACCACCGTTGAGGGCGCGGGTCCGCGTCATATGGTCTTCCACCCGAACCAGCAATATGCTTACGTCGTTAACGAACTGAACAGCTCGGTGGACGTATGGGAGCTGAAAGATCCTAACGGTCAGATTGAGTGCGTACAGACGCTGGACATGATGCCGTCTGACTTCTCTGACACTCGCTGGGCGGCAGATATTCACATCACGCCGGATGGTCGTCATCTGTACGCCTGCGACCGCACCTCCAGCCTGATTACCGTCTTCAGCGTCTCCGAAGATGGCAGCGTGCTGGCTATTGAGGGCTTCCAGCCAACGGAAACTCAGCCGCGCGGCTTTAATATCGATCACAGCGGTAAATACCTGATTGCGGCGGGGCAGAAATCCCACCACATCGCGCTGTATGAAATCAAAGGCGAGCAGGGCCTGCTGGAAGAGAAAGGACGCTATGCGGTAGGTCAGGGGCCAATGTGGGTGGTGGTTAACGCTCACTAA
- a CDS encoding putative acyl-CoA thioester hydrolase, which produces MNISRISRLALALAFGVTLSACSSTPPDQRPSEQVAPGTASRPILSADEAKNFDRTHYFSAMDPNAAPWTPSSINLPKQPDFVVGPAGAQGVTHTSIQAAVDAAITKHSASRQYIAILPGEYEGTVYVPAAPGSITIYGLGEKAIDVKIGLAIDSEIDSTAWRHLVNPAGKYMPGKPAWYMFDNCQSKRSATVGVMCSAVFWSQNNGLQLQNLTIQNTLGDSVDAGNHQAVALRSDGDKVQINNVNILGRQNTFFVTNSGVQNTLQNNRLTRTLVTNSYVEGDVDLVSGRGAVVFDNTDFRVVNSRTQQEGYVFAPATQSNLFYGFLAVNSRFNAAGDGVAQLGRSLDVDSATNGQVVIRDSVINEGFNVAKPWADAAVSKRPFSGNTGAVDDKGNVQRNLNDANFNRMWEYNNRGLGSNVVAEPKQ; this is translated from the coding sequence TTGAACATTTCCAGGATTTCCCGTCTGGCGTTAGCGCTCGCCTTTGGCGTGACATTATCCGCATGCAGTTCTACACCACCGGATCAGCGTCCTTCTGAGCAGGTAGCGCCCGGTACCGCCTCCCGCCCGATTTTGTCCGCGGATGAAGCGAAGAATTTCGACCGCACCCATTACTTCTCGGCGATGGATCCTAACGCCGCGCCGTGGACACCGTCTTCTATTAACCTGCCTAAACAGCCTGACTTCGTTGTTGGCCCGGCTGGCGCGCAGGGCGTAACGCATACCTCTATCCAGGCAGCGGTTGACGCGGCAATCACTAAACACAGCGCGTCTCGCCAGTACATCGCGATCCTGCCGGGTGAATACGAAGGTACCGTGTATGTTCCGGCGGCTCCTGGCAGCATTACGATTTACGGTCTGGGTGAAAAAGCCATCGACGTAAAAATTGGCCTGGCGATTGATTCCGAAATCGACAGCACCGCCTGGCGTCACCTGGTGAACCCGGCAGGCAAATATATGCCGGGCAAACCGGCGTGGTATATGTTTGATAATTGCCAGAGCAAGCGTTCCGCCACCGTTGGCGTGATGTGCTCGGCGGTATTCTGGTCGCAGAATAATGGCCTGCAACTGCAGAACCTGACCATTCAGAATACCCTGGGTGACAGCGTGGATGCCGGTAACCATCAGGCCGTGGCGCTGCGTAGCGACGGCGATAAGGTGCAGATTAACAACGTCAATATTCTGGGCCGTCAGAACACCTTCTTCGTGACCAACAGCGGCGTACAGAACACGCTGCAGAACAACCGTCTGACCCGTACGCTGGTGACCAACAGCTACGTTGAAGGTGACGTTGATCTGGTGTCCGGTCGCGGCGCGGTAGTGTTTGATAACACCGATTTCCGCGTGGTGAATTCCCGTACCCAGCAGGAAGGCTATGTGTTTGCTCCAGCAACCCAGTCTAACCTGTTTTACGGCTTCCTGGCCGTGAACAGCCGCTTTAACGCGGCCGGTGATGGCGTGGCGCAGCTGGGCCGCTCCCTGGACGTGGACTCTGCGACCAACGGCCAGGTCGTTATTCGCGACAGCGTGATCAACGAAGGCTTTAACGTGGCGAAGCCGTGGGCTGATGCGGCTGTCTCCAAACGTCCGTTCTCCGGCAACACCGGTGCGGTGGACGATAAAGGAAACGTGCAGCGCAACCTGAACGACGCGAACTTCAACCGCATGTGGGAATACAACAACCGCGGTCTGGGCAGCAACGTGGTTGCTGAGCCGAAGCAGTAA
- the hutI gene encoding imidazolonepropionase, whose translation MQLQPDDVIWRNARLATMVPDTSAPYGLKEQHALVVRGQTILGVLPESDLPSGHRHVIDLEGRLVTPGLIDCHTHLVFGGDRAAEWEQRLNGVSYQTISAQGGGINATVTATRSSSLETLLKLAQQRLQRLMNEGVTTVEIKSGYGLNAEAEEKMLQVARQLSLDNPIDISPTLLAAHAVPPEYRQDPDAYLALVCEQILPTLWQKELYEAVDVFCENVGFTPSQTERLFQAAAALGIPVKGHVEQLSNQGGAALVSQYNGLSADHIEYLDDAGVQAMAQSGTVAVLLPGAFYFLQERQRPPVDQLRKRGVPMAVATDYNPGTSPFASLHLAMNMACVQFGLTPEEAWAGVTRHAAQALGRGATHGQLQSGFVADFIVWDAHHPVEMVYEPGRNPLYQRIFRGEAV comes from the coding sequence ATGCAGCTTCAACCTGACGATGTTATATGGCGAAATGCGCGCCTGGCAACAATGGTTCCCGATACATCCGCGCCTTATGGCCTGAAAGAGCAGCACGCGCTGGTCGTGCGCGGCCAAACTATCCTTGGCGTGCTTCCTGAATCTGACCTTCCTTCCGGACACCGTCACGTCATCGATCTTGAGGGACGTCTGGTCACGCCTGGCCTGATTGACTGCCATACCCATCTGGTATTTGGCGGCGACCGCGCGGCGGAGTGGGAACAGCGTCTGAACGGCGTCTCTTACCAGACCATCAGCGCTCAGGGGGGCGGGATTAACGCCACCGTGACGGCAACGCGCAGCAGTTCCCTGGAAACCCTGCTGAAACTTGCGCAGCAGCGGCTCCAGCGTCTGATGAATGAAGGTGTAACGACCGTTGAAATCAAATCGGGATACGGACTCAACGCCGAGGCCGAAGAGAAGATGCTGCAGGTTGCCCGCCAGCTGAGCCTCGATAATCCGATCGATATCAGCCCAACGCTGCTGGCGGCCCATGCGGTTCCGCCGGAATACCGACAGGATCCGGATGCGTACCTCGCGCTGGTTTGCGAGCAGATCCTGCCCACGCTGTGGCAAAAAGAGTTATATGAAGCAGTAGACGTGTTTTGTGAAAACGTCGGCTTTACCCCGTCGCAAACCGAGCGCCTCTTCCAGGCCGCCGCCGCGCTCGGTATCCCGGTGAAAGGGCATGTTGAACAGCTGTCGAATCAGGGCGGAGCGGCGCTGGTCAGCCAATATAACGGACTGTCGGCCGATCATATCGAATATCTCGACGACGCGGGCGTTCAGGCGATGGCGCAAAGCGGTACGGTTGCGGTACTGCTCCCCGGCGCGTTCTATTTTCTGCAGGAACGCCAGCGTCCGCCGGTTGATCAGCTCAGAAAACGTGGTGTGCCGATGGCCGTCGCCACCGACTATAACCCCGGCACCAGCCCGTTTGCCAGCCTGCACCTGGCGATGAATATGGCCTGCGTCCAGTTTGGCCTGACGCCTGAAGAGGCCTGGGCTGGCGTCACGCGCCATGCGGCGCAGGCGCTGGGCCGCGGCGCAACGCACGGGCAGCTGCAGTCGGGGTTTGTCGCTGATTTTATCGTCTGGGATGCTCACCATCCTGTAGAGATGGTCTACGAGCCGGGACGCAATCCGCTGTATCAACGTATTTTCCGTGGGGAGGCAGTATGA
- the hutG gene encoding formimidoylglutamase yields the protein MKLWRPVAETVWQGRDDSAEASNATRIFQTIQQQAQFTPLSSGIALIGFECDAGVKRNQGRPGAAQAPDILRKALANMASHQGHERLADMGSVYVESDELEPAQRALSDAVTACQQSGMRTLVFGGGHETAWAHGRGVLDAFPGERVAVINLDAHLDLRKADRATSGTPFRQLAQYCDECGREFRYACFGVSRAANTQALWDEAERLNVTLVEDLHFRREALSALEKVLAQADRIYLTIDLDVLPAGEMPAVSAPAALGVPAMDLMPVIEQICRSGKLQAADLVEFNPQYDRDGQGAKLAARLAWQIAHWWA from the coding sequence ATGAAGTTATGGCGGCCCGTCGCCGAAACGGTCTGGCAGGGGCGAGACGACAGCGCCGAAGCCAGCAATGCAACGCGCATTTTCCAGACGATACAACAGCAGGCGCAGTTCACGCCGCTTTCATCCGGCATCGCGCTGATAGGATTTGAATGCGATGCAGGGGTTAAACGCAATCAGGGCAGGCCCGGCGCCGCGCAGGCCCCTGACATTCTGCGCAAAGCGCTGGCGAATATGGCAAGCCATCAGGGACACGAACGGCTGGCGGATATGGGCTCGGTGTACGTTGAAAGCGATGAGCTTGAACCCGCGCAGCGGGCGTTAAGCGATGCCGTGACGGCCTGCCAGCAGTCCGGGATGCGCACCCTGGTGTTTGGCGGCGGGCATGAAACCGCCTGGGCGCATGGACGGGGTGTTCTGGATGCGTTCCCCGGCGAGCGCGTGGCAGTGATAAACCTGGATGCGCATCTCGACCTGCGCAAGGCCGACCGGGCGACGTCCGGTACGCCGTTTCGTCAGCTGGCTCAATACTGCGATGAATGCGGGCGCGAGTTTCGCTACGCCTGCTTCGGCGTCAGCCGCGCGGCGAACACCCAGGCACTGTGGGATGAGGCCGAACGCCTGAACGTCACGCTGGTGGAGGATCTTCATTTCAGACGCGAGGCATTATCGGCCTTGGAAAAGGTGCTGGCGCAGGCCGATCGTATCTATCTGACAATCGATCTGGATGTCCTGCCCGCGGGCGAAATGCCTGCCGTTTCCGCCCCTGCGGCGTTAGGCGTCCCGGCAATGGATCTAATGCCGGTTATTGAACAAATCTGCCGCAGCGGTAAGCTGCAGGCCGCCGATCTGGTAGAGTTTAACCCGCAGTACGATCGGGACGGACAGGGCGCAAAGCTCGCTGCCCGTCTGGCCTGGCAAATTGCTCACTGGTGGGCATAA
- a CDS encoding histidine utilization repressor codes for MFSRSPLPQPSPPAPFYEKVKQAISEKIATGVWRPHDRIPSEAELVAQFGFSRMTVNRALRELTDEGLLVRLQGVGTFVAEPKGQSALFEIRSIADEITSRNHQHRCEVLVLEETQASAEQAVELNVKEGSRIFHSVMVHFENDIPVQIEDRCVNAERIPEYLNQDYTHTTPHAYLSLVAPLTEGEHIVEAVRATPQECELLRIKEHDPCLLIRRRTWSSSHIVSHARLLFPGNRYRLQGHFMS; via the coding sequence ATGTTTTCACGCTCACCCCTGCCGCAACCGAGCCCGCCCGCGCCTTTCTATGAAAAGGTGAAGCAGGCGATCAGCGAAAAAATCGCCACCGGCGTCTGGCGCCCGCACGATCGCATTCCGTCGGAGGCCGAGCTGGTGGCGCAGTTCGGTTTTAGCCGGATGACCGTCAACCGGGCGCTGCGCGAGCTCACCGACGAAGGACTTCTGGTGCGCCTGCAGGGCGTGGGGACGTTTGTGGCGGAACCGAAAGGGCAATCTGCCCTGTTTGAAATCCGCAGCATTGCCGATGAGATAACCTCGCGTAATCATCAGCACCGCTGCGAAGTGCTGGTGCTGGAAGAGACCCAGGCCAGCGCCGAGCAGGCCGTTGAGCTAAATGTCAAAGAGGGTAGCCGCATCTTCCACTCTGTGATGGTGCATTTTGAAAACGACATTCCGGTGCAGATTGAAGATCGCTGCGTCAACGCAGAGCGGATACCGGAATACCTGAACCAGGATTACACCCACACCACGCCGCACGCGTATCTCTCGCTCGTTGCACCGCTCACGGAAGGGGAGCACATTGTGGAGGCCGTACGCGCGACGCCGCAGGAGTGCGAGCTGTTGCGCATTAAAGAACACGATCCGTGCCTGCTGATCCGCCGTCGTACCTGGTCATCATCGCATATCGTGTCGCATGCCCGACTGCTTTTCCCGGGGAACCGTTACCGGCTTCAGGGCCACTTTATGTCATAA
- the hutU gene encoding urocanate hydratase: MSSGKYRQQDVRAARGTTLTAKSWLTEAPLRMLMNNLDPEVAENPHELVVYGGIGRAARNWECYDAIVKSLTELEHDETLLVQSGKPVGVFKTHKNAPRVLIANSNLVPHWATWEHFNELDAKGLAMYGQMTAGSWIYIGSQGIVQGTYETFVEAGRQHYNGSLKGRWVLTAGLGGMGGAQPLAATLAGACSLNIECQQSRIDFRLRTRYVDEQAENLDDALARIKKYTSEGKAVSIALCGNAADILPELVARGVRPDLVTDQTSAHDPLHGYLPKGWTWEDYQQKAETDPEGTVLAAKRSMAEHVSAMLAFSQFGIPTFDYGNNIRQMAKEMGVNNAFDFPGFVPAYIRPLFCRGIGPFRWVALSGDPQDIYKTDAKVKEIVADDEHLHHWLDMARERISFQGLPARICWVGLEWRQKLGLAFNEMVRSGEVSAPIVIGRDHLDSGSVASPNRETEAMRDGSDAVSDWPLLNALLNTASGATWVSLHHGGGVGMGFSQHSGMVIVCDGTDEAAARIARVLHNDPATGVMRHADAGYEIAIDCAKEQGLNLPMISATQGKHA; the protein is encoded by the coding sequence ATGTCGTCAGGTAAATACCGCCAGCAGGACGTCCGCGCCGCGCGCGGCACCACGCTTACTGCCAAAAGCTGGCTCACCGAAGCCCCGCTGCGCATGTTGATGAACAACCTTGATCCTGAGGTGGCGGAAAACCCCCACGAACTGGTGGTCTACGGCGGCATAGGCCGTGCCGCACGCAACTGGGAATGCTATGACGCAATTGTAAAATCCCTGACCGAACTCGAACACGACGAAACCCTGCTGGTGCAGTCCGGCAAGCCGGTTGGCGTATTTAAAACCCATAAGAACGCGCCGCGCGTGCTGATCGCCAACTCTAACCTCGTGCCGCACTGGGCCACCTGGGAACACTTCAACGAGCTGGACGCGAAAGGGCTGGCGATGTATGGCCAGATGACCGCCGGGAGCTGGATCTACATCGGCAGCCAGGGGATTGTGCAGGGCACCTACGAAACCTTCGTGGAAGCGGGGCGTCAGCACTATAACGGCTCGCTGAAAGGCCGCTGGGTGCTTACCGCCGGTCTGGGCGGGATGGGCGGCGCGCAGCCGCTGGCCGCCACGCTGGCCGGCGCGTGCTCGCTGAACATTGAATGCCAGCAGAGCCGCATTGATTTCCGTCTGCGTACCCGTTACGTCGATGAACAGGCCGAAAATCTCGATGACGCGCTGGCGCGCATCAAAAAATACACGTCCGAAGGCAAAGCGGTGTCGATTGCCCTGTGCGGCAACGCGGCGGATATTCTGCCGGAGCTGGTTGCCCGCGGCGTGCGTCCGGATCTCGTTACCGACCAGACCAGCGCCCATGACCCGCTGCACGGTTACCTGCCAAAAGGCTGGACGTGGGAAGACTACCAGCAAAAAGCGGAAACCGACCCTGAAGGCACGGTACTGGCGGCTAAGCGTTCGATGGCGGAACACGTCTCCGCGATGCTGGCTTTCAGCCAGTTTGGTATTCCAACCTTTGACTACGGCAACAACATCCGCCAGATGGCGAAAGAGATGGGCGTGAATAACGCCTTCGACTTCCCCGGCTTCGTGCCTGCCTATATCCGTCCGCTGTTCTGCCGCGGCATCGGCCCGTTCCGCTGGGTGGCCTTGTCCGGCGATCCGCAGGATATCTACAAAACTGACGCTAAAGTGAAGGAGATCGTCGCAGACGACGAACACCTGCACCACTGGCTGGATATGGCTCGCGAACGCATCAGCTTCCAGGGCTTGCCGGCGCGCATCTGCTGGGTAGGGCTGGAGTGGCGGCAAAAGCTGGGTCTGGCCTTCAACGAAATGGTGCGCAGCGGTGAAGTCTCCGCGCCTATCGTCATTGGCCGCGACCATCTGGACTCCGGCTCCGTCGCCAGCCCGAACCGTGAAACCGAAGCCATGCGCGACGGATCTGACGCGGTCTCCGACTGGCCATTGCTTAATGCCTTGCTGAATACCGCCAGCGGCGCCACCTGGGTCTCGCTGCACCACGGCGGCGGCGTCGGGATGGGCTTCTCCCAGCACTCAGGGATGGTCATCGTCTGTGACGGAACCGATGAAGCGGCCGCGCGCATCGCCCGCGTGCTGCACAACGACCCGGCAACCGGCGTGATGCGTCACGCGGATGCGGGTTACGAGATTGCCATTGACTGTGCCAAAGAGCAGGGACTGAACCTGCCGATGATCTCTGCCACACAAGGAAAGCATGCATGA
- a CDS encoding kinase inhibitor, whose protein sequence is MKIISKDLRDGEKLPERHVFNGMGYQGDNISPHLAWDDVPAGTKSFVVTCYDPDAPTGSGWWHWVVANLPADTRVLPQGSGSDLVALPEGAIQTRTDFGKEGYGGAAPPKGETHRYIFTVHALDVEKIEVDEGASGAMVGFNVHFHSLGSASITAMYS, encoded by the coding sequence ATGAAAATCATCAGTAAAGATCTGCGCGACGGTGAAAAACTCCCCGAACGCCACGTTTTCAACGGCATGGGCTATCAGGGGGATAATATCTCCCCACACCTGGCGTGGGACGACGTTCCTGCAGGAACCAAAAGCTTTGTCGTGACCTGCTACGACCCGGACGCGCCGACCGGCTCGGGCTGGTGGCACTGGGTTGTGGCGAACCTGCCCGCCGACACGCGCGTGCTGCCGCAGGGTTCCGGTTCAGACCTGGTTGCCCTGCCTGAAGGTGCCATTCAGACGCGCACTGACTTTGGTAAAGAGGGCTACGGCGGCGCGGCGCCGCCAAAAGGGGAAACCCACCGCTATATCTTCACGGTGCACGCGCTGGATGTGGAGAAGATTGAGGTCGATGAAGGCGCGAGCGGCGCGATGGTCGGGTTTAACGTGCATTTCCATTCCCTGGGGAGCGCGTCGATTACGGCGATGTATTCCTGA